A part of Drosophila ananassae strain 14024-0371.13 chromosome 2R, ASM1763931v2, whole genome shotgun sequence genomic DNA contains:
- the LOC6493501 gene encoding JNK-interacting protein 3 isoform X1, which translates to MMDNDDTLLNNGGPQSGAETVYGTEDNNMVMSEKNEQVVSIVQQLAGSIYQEFERMINRYDEDVVKNLMPLLVNVLECLDASYRINQEQDVEVELLREDNEQLVTQYEREKSARKQSEQKLLEAEDLAEQENKELATRLESVESIVRMLELKHKNSLEHASRLEEREADLKKEYNKLHERYTELFKNHVDYMERTKMLMGSTHSQMSTASDRMEVSRARLNPVARSSGPVSYGFASLENSVMLDTETICSVGSQSDDSGPPSLQNELDSLAGTVERGAVTDALQQQNQATSPQSPDSPVVPNVPANVGRSTTKKEQRSDNNLYQELSFQDNEESEENEIVTGSWVHPGEYASSANDNYFGMGKEVENLIMENNELLATKNALNIVKDDLIVKVDELTGEIEIVREELNAMQQSRTKLRQRISELEDELKKAKEQVKQQSTEQEENDVPLAQRKRFTRVEMAMVLMERNQYKERLMELQEAVRLTEILRATRTVDNLDKKSKQSIWKYFSNLFTPSNRPTERVADGLGGGPMFRHTGGGSPAHSHGSPSRGGGGDNRLALTSGQPPVHPASAGLANALILPKDYAEEGGSERISARRREQYRQLRAHVQKEDGRLHAYGWSLPINKANQEANPSRHSGGVPVPVYCNPLAEASPHMKVFCAAGVNLHGGFTKDGQSLISANSPYAPKSTLKIAEITSPTAEHSVEALDRQMARASLETLEPETQLSSFVWICTSTHAASTVSVVDANQSATVLDAFPICSSHLLCIASVQGAMESDYALLEQSEVVKAGEMLQRPGEGPELLGKVEFVRVKPKTEDEHKQQQEEEEAKEATEKSNEQMPAVDAEEPLGNVEAIKIRQALPGAPQRLAADGVNQANNNNNSNSVLFATKSLNPILGTKEREEPAMSSVGPTMWMGAQDGWLYVHSSVGRWHECLHKVQLPDAVLAIVHVEARVVVALANAQLAVFRRQTDGQWDLNSYHLVTLGDRNHSIRCLCVAGERIWAAHRNKIFIVDPVSLNIVHSLDAHPRKESQVRQMASTGAGVWVSIRLDSTLRLYNTHTFEHKQDVDIEPYVSKMLGTGKLGFSFVRITALMVSCNRLWIGTSNGVIISVPLAEVQQKSSSDPHGQMPLCCMANAQLSFHGHRDAVKFFVSVPMLQQPNLNGGLTFTNKRPDMLVMCGGEGYIDFRINDNDMENSIQLEPNQTIENRGDKSYLIVWHVSQR; encoded by the exons ATGATGGACAACGACGATACCCTGCTCAACAATGGAGGCCCACAGTCTGGGGCGGAGACCGTCTACGGGACGGAGGACAACAACATGGTCATGTCGGAGAAG AACGAACAGGTTGTCAGCATC GTCCAACAACTGGCTGGGAGCATCTATCAGGAGTTCGAGCGAATGATCAATCGGTACGACGAGGATGTGGTGAAGAACCTGATGCCGCTGCTGGTGAACGTGCTGGAGTGCCTGGACGCCTCCTATCGCATCAATCAGGAGCAGGACGTGGAGGTGGAGCTGCTGCGGGAGGACAACGAGCAGCTGGTGACACAATATGAGCGGGAGAAGAGTGCCCGCAAGCAGTCCGAACAGAAG CTACTGGAGGCCGAGGATCTGGCGGAGCAGGAGAACAAGGAGCTGGCCACTAGACTCGAATCGGTGGAGAGCATTGTGCGAATGCTGGAGCTGAAGCACAAAAATAGTCTGGAGCATGCCAGCCGCCTGGAGGAGCGGGAAGCGGACCTCAAAAAG GAGTACAACAAGCTGCACGAACGGTATACGGAACTGTTCAAGAACCATGTGGACTACATGGAACGCACCAAGATGCTGATGGGCTCCACCCACTCCCAAATGAGCACCGCCTCCGATCGCATGGAAGTGAGTCGAGCGCGCCTGAATCCGGTTGCCCGAAGCTCTGGTCCCGTCTCCTATGGGTTTGCCTCGCTGGAGAACTCTGTGATGCTGGACACCGAGACCATTTGCAGTGTGGGCAGTCAGTCGGATGACTCAGGACCGCCATCGCTGCAGAACGAGCTGGACAGCCTGGCTGGAACGGTGGAGCGCGGTGCTGTCACCGATGCGCTGCAGCAGCAGAATCAGGCCACCTCGCCCCAGAGCCCCGACAGTCCTGTTGTGCCAAATGTGCCCGCTAATG TTGGTCGATCGACCACCAAGAAGGAGCAAAGGTCGGACAACAACCTCTACCAAGAGCTGTCCTTCCAGGACAATGAGGAGAGTGAAGAGAATGAGATTGTGACAG GCAGCTGGGTACATCCCGGAGAGTACGCGTCCTCAG CTAACGACAACTATTTCG GCATGGGCAAGGAGGTTGAAAATCTCATCATGGAAAACAATGAGCTATTGGCCACCAA AAACGCCCTCAATATCGTCAAGGACGATTTGATTGTCAAAGTGGACGAGCTGACGGGTGAGATTGAAATCGTGCGGGAGGAACTGAACGCCATGCAGCAATCCAGGACTAAGCTCCGGCAGCGCATCAGCGAGCTGGAGGATGAGCTGAAGAAGGCCAAGGAGCAGGTCAAGCAGCAGA GCACAGAGCAAGAGGAGAACGATGTCCCACTGGCGCAGCGCAAGAGATTCACTCGCGTCGAAATGGCCATGGTGCTGATGGAGCGTAACCAGTACAAGGAGCGTCTGATGGAGCTCCAGGAGGCAGTCCGCCTCACAGAAATTCTACGGGCCACCCGGACCGTAGATAATCTGGACAAGAAATCGAAGCAAAGCATTTGGAAGTACTTTAGTAATCTTTTTAC CCCCTCCAACCGCCCGACGGAACGCGTCGCGGACGGTCTCGGAGGGGGGCCGATGTTTCGTCACACCGGCGGAGGAAGCCCTGCCCACAGCCACGGATCTCCTAGCCgaggtggaggaggcgacaaTCGCCTTGCCCTAACCAGCGGCCAGCCGCCCGTTCACCCAGCCAGTGCCGGTCTGGCCAATGCCCTCATTCTGCCGAAGGACTATGCCGAGGAGGGCGGCTCGGAACGGATTAGTGCGCGCCGCCGAGAGCAGTACCGGCAACTGCGCGCCCATGTCCAAAAAGAGGACGGCCGGCTGCATGCCTACGGCTGGAGTTTGCCGATCAACAAGGCCAATCAGGAGGCGAATCCCAGCCGGCATTCCGGCGGCGTACCGGTCCCAGTTTACTGTAATCCCCTGGCGGAAGCGTCGCCCCACATGAAAGTGTTCTGTGCGGCGGGCGTGAATCTTCACGGGGGCTTCACCAAGGACGGGCAATCCCTGATATCTGCCAATTCACCCTATGCACCGAAATCCACGCTGAAGATAGCCGAGATTACCAGCCCCACAGCGGAGCACAGTGTGGAGGCGCTGGACAGGCAGATGGCACGCGCCAGCTTGGAGACCCTGGAGCCGGAGACACAGCTCAGCTCATTTGTGTGGATTTGTACGAGCACCCATGCCGCCAGCACCGTCAGTGTGGTGGATGCCAACCAGTCTGCCACCGTGCTGGATGCCTTTCCCATATGCTCCTCGCATCTGCTCTGCATAGCCTCGGTCCAGGGAGCAATGGAAAGCGATTACGCCCTGCTGGAGCAGTCGGAGGTGGTCAAGGCGGGTGAGATGCTGCAGAGGCCGGGCGAAGGACCAGAACTACTCGGCAAGGTGGAGTTTGTGCGCGTGAAACCAAAGACAGAGGATGAAcacaagcagcagcaggaggaggaggaggccaaGGAAGCCACCGAGAAGTCCAACGAGCAGATGCCAGCAGTTGATGCCGAGGAGCCACTTGGTAATGTGGAAGCCATCAAGATCCGCCAAGCCCTGCCCGGAGCTCCGCAGCGCCTGGCCGCTGACGGCGTCAATCAGgcaaataataacaacaatagcaacagtgTACTGTTCGCCACCAAGTCCCTGAATCCTATTCTGGGTACCAAGGAGCGCGAAGAGCCAGCCATGAGCTCGGTGGGGCCCACCATGTGGATGGGCGCCCAGGACGGATGGTTGTATGTGCACAGCAGTGTGGGAAGGTGGCACGAATGCCTGCACAAGGTTCAGCTGCCGGACGCTGTCCTGGCGATTGTGCATGTGGAGGCGAGGGTTGTTGTGGCGCTCGCCAATGCCCAGCTAGCCGTGTTCCGCCGCCAGACAGACGGCCAATGGGATCTGAATAGCTATCACCTGGTGACGCTCGGTGATCGCAACCATTCGATACGTTGCCTCTGTGTGGCCGGCGAGCGCATATGGGCGGCGCACCGCAACAAGATCTTTATCGTTGACCCGGTATCGCTCAACATTGTGCATTCGCTGGACGCCCATCCGCGCAAGGAGAGCCAAGTGCGTCAAATGGCGTCCACCGGCGCTGGAGTCTGGGTGTCCATAAg ACTGGACTCCACGCTGCGACTGTACAACACCCATACGTTCGAGCACAAGCAGGACGTCGATATTGAGCCGTATGTGTCCAAAATGCTCGGCACCGGCAAGCTCGGCTTCAGCTTTGTCCGCATCACTGCTCTGATGGTGTCCTGCAACAGGCTGTGGATCGGCACCAGCAACGGGGTTATCATCTCAGTGCCCCTGGCTGAGGTCCAGCAGAAGTCGTCAT CCGATCCCCATGGACAGATGCCGCTGTGTTGTATGGCCAACGCTCAACTTTCCTTCCATGGTCATCGGGATGCCGTGAAGTTCTTTGTTTCGGTGCCGATGCTGCAGCAACCGAACCTGAACGGAGGACTGACCTTCACCAACAAGCGACCGGATATGCTGGTCATGTGCGGTGGCGAGGGTTACATCGATTTTCGCATAA ATGATAACGATATGGAGAACAGTATTCAACTGGAACCAAATCAAACGATCGAGAACCGGGGCGATAAGAGCTACTTGATTGTGTGGCATGTTAGTCAGCGTTAA
- the LOC6493501 gene encoding JNK-interacting protein 3 isoform X8, whose translation MMDNDDTLLNNGGPQSGAETVYGTEDNNMVMSEKNEQVVSIVQQLAGSIYQEFERMINRYDEDVVKNLMPLLVNVLECLDASYRINQEQDVEVELLREDNEQLVTQYEREKSARKQSEQKLLEAEDLAEQENKELATRLESVESIVRMLELKHKNSLEHASRLEEREADLKKEYNKLHERYTELFKNHVDYMERTKMLMGSTHSQMSTASDRMEVSRARLNPVARSSGPVSYGFASLENSVMLDTETICSVGSQSDDSGPPSLQNELDSLAGTVERGAVTDALQQQNQATSPQSPDSPVVPNVPANVGRSTTKKEQRSDNNLYQELSFQDNEESEENEIVTGMGKEVENLIMENNELLATKNALNIVKDDLIVKVDELTGEIEIVREELNAMQQSRTKLRQRISELEDELKKAKEQVKQQSTEQEENDVPLAQRKRFTRVEMAMVLMERNQYKERLMELQEAVRLTEILRATRTVDNLDKKSKQSIWKYFSNLFTPSNRPTERVADGLGGGPMFRHTGGGSPAHSHGSPSRGGGGDNRLALTSGQPPVHPASAGLANALILPKDYAEEGGSERISARRREQYRQLRAHVQKEDGRLHAYGWSLPINKANQEANPSRHSGGVPVPVYCNPLAEASPHMKVFCAAGVNLHGGFTKDGQSLISANSPYAPKSTLKIAEITSPTAEHSVEALDRQMARASLETLEPETQLSSFVWICTSTHAASTVSVVDANQSATVLDAFPICSSHLLCIASVQGAMESDYALLEQSEVVKAGEMLQRPGEGPELLGKVEFVRVKPKTEDEHKQQQEEEEAKEATEKSNEQMPAVDAEEPLGNVEAIKIRQALPGAPQRLAADGVNQANNNNNSNSVLFATKSLNPILGTKEREEPAMSSVGPTMWMGAQDGWLYVHSSVGRWHECLHKVQLPDAVLAIVHVEARVVVALANAQLAVFRRQTDGQWDLNSYHLVTLGDRNHSIRCLCVAGERIWAAHRNKIFIVDPVSLNIVHSLDAHPRKESQVRQMASTGAGVWVSIRLDSTLRLYNTHTFEHKQDVDIEPYVSKMLGTGKLGFSFVRITALMVSCNRLWIGTSNGVIISVPLAEVQQKSSSDPHGQMPLCCMANAQLSFHGHRDAVKFFVSVPMLQQPNLNGGLTFTNKRPDMLVMCGGEGYIDFRINDNDMENSIQLEPNQTIENRGDKSYLIVWHVSQR comes from the exons ATGATGGACAACGACGATACCCTGCTCAACAATGGAGGCCCACAGTCTGGGGCGGAGACCGTCTACGGGACGGAGGACAACAACATGGTCATGTCGGAGAAG AACGAACAGGTTGTCAGCATC GTCCAACAACTGGCTGGGAGCATCTATCAGGAGTTCGAGCGAATGATCAATCGGTACGACGAGGATGTGGTGAAGAACCTGATGCCGCTGCTGGTGAACGTGCTGGAGTGCCTGGACGCCTCCTATCGCATCAATCAGGAGCAGGACGTGGAGGTGGAGCTGCTGCGGGAGGACAACGAGCAGCTGGTGACACAATATGAGCGGGAGAAGAGTGCCCGCAAGCAGTCCGAACAGAAG CTACTGGAGGCCGAGGATCTGGCGGAGCAGGAGAACAAGGAGCTGGCCACTAGACTCGAATCGGTGGAGAGCATTGTGCGAATGCTGGAGCTGAAGCACAAAAATAGTCTGGAGCATGCCAGCCGCCTGGAGGAGCGGGAAGCGGACCTCAAAAAG GAGTACAACAAGCTGCACGAACGGTATACGGAACTGTTCAAGAACCATGTGGACTACATGGAACGCACCAAGATGCTGATGGGCTCCACCCACTCCCAAATGAGCACCGCCTCCGATCGCATGGAAGTGAGTCGAGCGCGCCTGAATCCGGTTGCCCGAAGCTCTGGTCCCGTCTCCTATGGGTTTGCCTCGCTGGAGAACTCTGTGATGCTGGACACCGAGACCATTTGCAGTGTGGGCAGTCAGTCGGATGACTCAGGACCGCCATCGCTGCAGAACGAGCTGGACAGCCTGGCTGGAACGGTGGAGCGCGGTGCTGTCACCGATGCGCTGCAGCAGCAGAATCAGGCCACCTCGCCCCAGAGCCCCGACAGTCCTGTTGTGCCAAATGTGCCCGCTAATG TTGGTCGATCGACCACCAAGAAGGAGCAAAGGTCGGACAACAACCTCTACCAAGAGCTGTCCTTCCAGGACAATGAGGAGAGTGAAGAGAATGAGATTGTGACAG GCATGGGCAAGGAGGTTGAAAATCTCATCATGGAAAACAATGAGCTATTGGCCACCAA AAACGCCCTCAATATCGTCAAGGACGATTTGATTGTCAAAGTGGACGAGCTGACGGGTGAGATTGAAATCGTGCGGGAGGAACTGAACGCCATGCAGCAATCCAGGACTAAGCTCCGGCAGCGCATCAGCGAGCTGGAGGATGAGCTGAAGAAGGCCAAGGAGCAGGTCAAGCAGCAGA GCACAGAGCAAGAGGAGAACGATGTCCCACTGGCGCAGCGCAAGAGATTCACTCGCGTCGAAATGGCCATGGTGCTGATGGAGCGTAACCAGTACAAGGAGCGTCTGATGGAGCTCCAGGAGGCAGTCCGCCTCACAGAAATTCTACGGGCCACCCGGACCGTAGATAATCTGGACAAGAAATCGAAGCAAAGCATTTGGAAGTACTTTAGTAATCTTTTTAC CCCCTCCAACCGCCCGACGGAACGCGTCGCGGACGGTCTCGGAGGGGGGCCGATGTTTCGTCACACCGGCGGAGGAAGCCCTGCCCACAGCCACGGATCTCCTAGCCgaggtggaggaggcgacaaTCGCCTTGCCCTAACCAGCGGCCAGCCGCCCGTTCACCCAGCCAGTGCCGGTCTGGCCAATGCCCTCATTCTGCCGAAGGACTATGCCGAGGAGGGCGGCTCGGAACGGATTAGTGCGCGCCGCCGAGAGCAGTACCGGCAACTGCGCGCCCATGTCCAAAAAGAGGACGGCCGGCTGCATGCCTACGGCTGGAGTTTGCCGATCAACAAGGCCAATCAGGAGGCGAATCCCAGCCGGCATTCCGGCGGCGTACCGGTCCCAGTTTACTGTAATCCCCTGGCGGAAGCGTCGCCCCACATGAAAGTGTTCTGTGCGGCGGGCGTGAATCTTCACGGGGGCTTCACCAAGGACGGGCAATCCCTGATATCTGCCAATTCACCCTATGCACCGAAATCCACGCTGAAGATAGCCGAGATTACCAGCCCCACAGCGGAGCACAGTGTGGAGGCGCTGGACAGGCAGATGGCACGCGCCAGCTTGGAGACCCTGGAGCCGGAGACACAGCTCAGCTCATTTGTGTGGATTTGTACGAGCACCCATGCCGCCAGCACCGTCAGTGTGGTGGATGCCAACCAGTCTGCCACCGTGCTGGATGCCTTTCCCATATGCTCCTCGCATCTGCTCTGCATAGCCTCGGTCCAGGGAGCAATGGAAAGCGATTACGCCCTGCTGGAGCAGTCGGAGGTGGTCAAGGCGGGTGAGATGCTGCAGAGGCCGGGCGAAGGACCAGAACTACTCGGCAAGGTGGAGTTTGTGCGCGTGAAACCAAAGACAGAGGATGAAcacaagcagcagcaggaggaggaggaggccaaGGAAGCCACCGAGAAGTCCAACGAGCAGATGCCAGCAGTTGATGCCGAGGAGCCACTTGGTAATGTGGAAGCCATCAAGATCCGCCAAGCCCTGCCCGGAGCTCCGCAGCGCCTGGCCGCTGACGGCGTCAATCAGgcaaataataacaacaatagcaacagtgTACTGTTCGCCACCAAGTCCCTGAATCCTATTCTGGGTACCAAGGAGCGCGAAGAGCCAGCCATGAGCTCGGTGGGGCCCACCATGTGGATGGGCGCCCAGGACGGATGGTTGTATGTGCACAGCAGTGTGGGAAGGTGGCACGAATGCCTGCACAAGGTTCAGCTGCCGGACGCTGTCCTGGCGATTGTGCATGTGGAGGCGAGGGTTGTTGTGGCGCTCGCCAATGCCCAGCTAGCCGTGTTCCGCCGCCAGACAGACGGCCAATGGGATCTGAATAGCTATCACCTGGTGACGCTCGGTGATCGCAACCATTCGATACGTTGCCTCTGTGTGGCCGGCGAGCGCATATGGGCGGCGCACCGCAACAAGATCTTTATCGTTGACCCGGTATCGCTCAACATTGTGCATTCGCTGGACGCCCATCCGCGCAAGGAGAGCCAAGTGCGTCAAATGGCGTCCACCGGCGCTGGAGTCTGGGTGTCCATAAg ACTGGACTCCACGCTGCGACTGTACAACACCCATACGTTCGAGCACAAGCAGGACGTCGATATTGAGCCGTATGTGTCCAAAATGCTCGGCACCGGCAAGCTCGGCTTCAGCTTTGTCCGCATCACTGCTCTGATGGTGTCCTGCAACAGGCTGTGGATCGGCACCAGCAACGGGGTTATCATCTCAGTGCCCCTGGCTGAGGTCCAGCAGAAGTCGTCAT CCGATCCCCATGGACAGATGCCGCTGTGTTGTATGGCCAACGCTCAACTTTCCTTCCATGGTCATCGGGATGCCGTGAAGTTCTTTGTTTCGGTGCCGATGCTGCAGCAACCGAACCTGAACGGAGGACTGACCTTCACCAACAAGCGACCGGATATGCTGGTCATGTGCGGTGGCGAGGGTTACATCGATTTTCGCATAA ATGATAACGATATGGAGAACAGTATTCAACTGGAACCAAATCAAACGATCGAGAACCGGGGCGATAAGAGCTACTTGATTGTGTGGCATGTTAGTCAGCGTTAA
- the LOC6493501 gene encoding JNK-interacting protein 3 isoform X3, with protein sequence MMDNDDTLLNNGGPQSGAETVYGTEDNNMVMSEKNEQVVSIVQQLAGSIYQEFERMINRYDEDVVKNLMPLLVNVLECLDASYRINQEQDVEVELLREDNEQLVTQYEREKSARKQSEQKLLEAEDLAEQENKELATRLESVESIVRMLELKHKNSLEHASRLEEREADLKKEYNKLHERYTELFKNHVDYMERTKMLMGSTHSQMSTASDRMEVSRARLNPVARSSGPVSYGFASLENSVMLDTETICSVGSQSDDSGPPSLQNELDSLAGTVERGAVTDALQQQNQATSPQSPDSPVVPNVPANVGRSTTKKEQRSDNNLYQELSFQDNEESEENEIVTGSWVHPGEYASSGMGKEVENLIMENNELLATKNALNIVKDDLIVKVDELTGEIEIVREELNAMQQSRTKLRQRISELEDELKKAKEQVKQQSTEQEENDVPLAQRKRFTRVEMAMVLMERNQYKERLMELQEAVRLTEILRATRTVDNLDKKSKQSIWKYFSNLFTPSNRPTERVADGLGGGPMFRHTGGGSPAHSHGSPSRGGGGDNRLALTSGQPPVHPASAGLANALILPKDYAEEGGSERISARRREQYRQLRAHVQKEDGRLHAYGWSLPINKANQEANPSRHSGGVPVPVYCNPLAEASPHMKVFCAAGVNLHGGFTKDGQSLISANSPYAPKSTLKIAEITSPTAEHSVEALDRQMARASLETLEPETQLSSFVWICTSTHAASTVSVVDANQSATVLDAFPICSSHLLCIASVQGAMESDYALLEQSEVVKAGEMLQRPGEGPELLGKVEFVRVKPKTEDEHKQQQEEEEAKEATEKSNEQMPAVDAEEPLGNVEAIKIRQALPGAPQRLAADGVNQANNNNNSNSVLFATKSLNPILGTKEREEPAMSSVGPTMWMGAQDGWLYVHSSVGRWHECLHKVQLPDAVLAIVHVEARVVVALANAQLAVFRRQTDGQWDLNSYHLVTLGDRNHSIRCLCVAGERIWAAHRNKIFIVDPVSLNIVHSLDAHPRKESQVRQMASTGAGVWVSIRLDSTLRLYNTHTFEHKQDVDIEPYVSKMLGTGKLGFSFVRITALMVSCNRLWIGTSNGVIISVPLAEVQQKSSSDPHGQMPLCCMANAQLSFHGHRDAVKFFVSVPMLQQPNLNGGLTFTNKRPDMLVMCGGEGYIDFRINDNDMENSIQLEPNQTIENRGDKSYLIVWHVSQR encoded by the exons ATGATGGACAACGACGATACCCTGCTCAACAATGGAGGCCCACAGTCTGGGGCGGAGACCGTCTACGGGACGGAGGACAACAACATGGTCATGTCGGAGAAG AACGAACAGGTTGTCAGCATC GTCCAACAACTGGCTGGGAGCATCTATCAGGAGTTCGAGCGAATGATCAATCGGTACGACGAGGATGTGGTGAAGAACCTGATGCCGCTGCTGGTGAACGTGCTGGAGTGCCTGGACGCCTCCTATCGCATCAATCAGGAGCAGGACGTGGAGGTGGAGCTGCTGCGGGAGGACAACGAGCAGCTGGTGACACAATATGAGCGGGAGAAGAGTGCCCGCAAGCAGTCCGAACAGAAG CTACTGGAGGCCGAGGATCTGGCGGAGCAGGAGAACAAGGAGCTGGCCACTAGACTCGAATCGGTGGAGAGCATTGTGCGAATGCTGGAGCTGAAGCACAAAAATAGTCTGGAGCATGCCAGCCGCCTGGAGGAGCGGGAAGCGGACCTCAAAAAG GAGTACAACAAGCTGCACGAACGGTATACGGAACTGTTCAAGAACCATGTGGACTACATGGAACGCACCAAGATGCTGATGGGCTCCACCCACTCCCAAATGAGCACCGCCTCCGATCGCATGGAAGTGAGTCGAGCGCGCCTGAATCCGGTTGCCCGAAGCTCTGGTCCCGTCTCCTATGGGTTTGCCTCGCTGGAGAACTCTGTGATGCTGGACACCGAGACCATTTGCAGTGTGGGCAGTCAGTCGGATGACTCAGGACCGCCATCGCTGCAGAACGAGCTGGACAGCCTGGCTGGAACGGTGGAGCGCGGTGCTGTCACCGATGCGCTGCAGCAGCAGAATCAGGCCACCTCGCCCCAGAGCCCCGACAGTCCTGTTGTGCCAAATGTGCCCGCTAATG TTGGTCGATCGACCACCAAGAAGGAGCAAAGGTCGGACAACAACCTCTACCAAGAGCTGTCCTTCCAGGACAATGAGGAGAGTGAAGAGAATGAGATTGTGACAG GCAGCTGGGTACATCCCGGAGAGTACGCGTCCTCAG GCATGGGCAAGGAGGTTGAAAATCTCATCATGGAAAACAATGAGCTATTGGCCACCAA AAACGCCCTCAATATCGTCAAGGACGATTTGATTGTCAAAGTGGACGAGCTGACGGGTGAGATTGAAATCGTGCGGGAGGAACTGAACGCCATGCAGCAATCCAGGACTAAGCTCCGGCAGCGCATCAGCGAGCTGGAGGATGAGCTGAAGAAGGCCAAGGAGCAGGTCAAGCAGCAGA GCACAGAGCAAGAGGAGAACGATGTCCCACTGGCGCAGCGCAAGAGATTCACTCGCGTCGAAATGGCCATGGTGCTGATGGAGCGTAACCAGTACAAGGAGCGTCTGATGGAGCTCCAGGAGGCAGTCCGCCTCACAGAAATTCTACGGGCCACCCGGACCGTAGATAATCTGGACAAGAAATCGAAGCAAAGCATTTGGAAGTACTTTAGTAATCTTTTTAC CCCCTCCAACCGCCCGACGGAACGCGTCGCGGACGGTCTCGGAGGGGGGCCGATGTTTCGTCACACCGGCGGAGGAAGCCCTGCCCACAGCCACGGATCTCCTAGCCgaggtggaggaggcgacaaTCGCCTTGCCCTAACCAGCGGCCAGCCGCCCGTTCACCCAGCCAGTGCCGGTCTGGCCAATGCCCTCATTCTGCCGAAGGACTATGCCGAGGAGGGCGGCTCGGAACGGATTAGTGCGCGCCGCCGAGAGCAGTACCGGCAACTGCGCGCCCATGTCCAAAAAGAGGACGGCCGGCTGCATGCCTACGGCTGGAGTTTGCCGATCAACAAGGCCAATCAGGAGGCGAATCCCAGCCGGCATTCCGGCGGCGTACCGGTCCCAGTTTACTGTAATCCCCTGGCGGAAGCGTCGCCCCACATGAAAGTGTTCTGTGCGGCGGGCGTGAATCTTCACGGGGGCTTCACCAAGGACGGGCAATCCCTGATATCTGCCAATTCACCCTATGCACCGAAATCCACGCTGAAGATAGCCGAGATTACCAGCCCCACAGCGGAGCACAGTGTGGAGGCGCTGGACAGGCAGATGGCACGCGCCAGCTTGGAGACCCTGGAGCCGGAGACACAGCTCAGCTCATTTGTGTGGATTTGTACGAGCACCCATGCCGCCAGCACCGTCAGTGTGGTGGATGCCAACCAGTCTGCCACCGTGCTGGATGCCTTTCCCATATGCTCCTCGCATCTGCTCTGCATAGCCTCGGTCCAGGGAGCAATGGAAAGCGATTACGCCCTGCTGGAGCAGTCGGAGGTGGTCAAGGCGGGTGAGATGCTGCAGAGGCCGGGCGAAGGACCAGAACTACTCGGCAAGGTGGAGTTTGTGCGCGTGAAACCAAAGACAGAGGATGAAcacaagcagcagcaggaggaggaggaggccaaGGAAGCCACCGAGAAGTCCAACGAGCAGATGCCAGCAGTTGATGCCGAGGAGCCACTTGGTAATGTGGAAGCCATCAAGATCCGCCAAGCCCTGCCCGGAGCTCCGCAGCGCCTGGCCGCTGACGGCGTCAATCAGgcaaataataacaacaatagcaacagtgTACTGTTCGCCACCAAGTCCCTGAATCCTATTCTGGGTACCAAGGAGCGCGAAGAGCCAGCCATGAGCTCGGTGGGGCCCACCATGTGGATGGGCGCCCAGGACGGATGGTTGTATGTGCACAGCAGTGTGGGAAGGTGGCACGAATGCCTGCACAAGGTTCAGCTGCCGGACGCTGTCCTGGCGATTGTGCATGTGGAGGCGAGGGTTGTTGTGGCGCTCGCCAATGCCCAGCTAGCCGTGTTCCGCCGCCAGACAGACGGCCAATGGGATCTGAATAGCTATCACCTGGTGACGCTCGGTGATCGCAACCATTCGATACGTTGCCTCTGTGTGGCCGGCGAGCGCATATGGGCGGCGCACCGCAACAAGATCTTTATCGTTGACCCGGTATCGCTCAACATTGTGCATTCGCTGGACGCCCATCCGCGCAAGGAGAGCCAAGTGCGTCAAATGGCGTCCACCGGCGCTGGAGTCTGGGTGTCCATAAg ACTGGACTCCACGCTGCGACTGTACAACACCCATACGTTCGAGCACAAGCAGGACGTCGATATTGAGCCGTATGTGTCCAAAATGCTCGGCACCGGCAAGCTCGGCTTCAGCTTTGTCCGCATCACTGCTCTGATGGTGTCCTGCAACAGGCTGTGGATCGGCACCAGCAACGGGGTTATCATCTCAGTGCCCCTGGCTGAGGTCCAGCAGAAGTCGTCAT CCGATCCCCATGGACAGATGCCGCTGTGTTGTATGGCCAACGCTCAACTTTCCTTCCATGGTCATCGGGATGCCGTGAAGTTCTTTGTTTCGGTGCCGATGCTGCAGCAACCGAACCTGAACGGAGGACTGACCTTCACCAACAAGCGACCGGATATGCTGGTCATGTGCGGTGGCGAGGGTTACATCGATTTTCGCATAA ATGATAACGATATGGAGAACAGTATTCAACTGGAACCAAATCAAACGATCGAGAACCGGGGCGATAAGAGCTACTTGATTGTGTGGCATGTTAGTCAGCGTTAA